The stretch of DNA cgtcttgtctagacgcgataaatcgatcccgggtcgatcccggaagtgctcgccgtcgacgccggtactcctgctctgcgagaggagtacgcggagtcgacgggggagcctgcctgccgcgtgtggacccgcggtaagttcgaactaagatagttcgacttcagctacgtgaataacgtagctgaagttgtgtatcttagttcgaagtggggggttagtgtggagcAGGCCTGAGAGAGACCTCCCCAGACTAGCCAATAGCCTGGTAGGCACTAATCTCAGGgcgttcaaatccctgctccaaagtggggattcaaacctggtctcccacatcccaggtgagtgccctaactactgggcaaaaagttataaggtgggcactgGCACCACAACCATTACCTctacttcctctttctttttttttttttaattgagcctAATTAAAAAGTCTGGAAACAAAATGCTTTGGGTCAAACTATGTTTCCTTTGATtcgccaatatttttttttaattttggattCAGTTTAATCCAAATTGAGTTTATGTTCTTGAAGTTCCAGTagtctgaaaaatcagttatttttgcCGAACTCTagtccagagcagagagagagagttaagtaTGAGCTTAAATGCTTTCTGGTAtcagcagggccgacgagaggggggggaagcctgtacaaattaccggggcccggcttccccccccccccctctcgtcggccctgtttagctggtccgcccttgctggggggcccgaaaaaattttttcaccggggcccgaacccgctcttggcggccctgGGTATCAAAGACATGATAGCTCAGACAGGTCAAGTATATGTTAAGccattttctttatattttatctAATAGAGAAAATTACTTACCTCTGTATAAAAAGCTCTCTAGCCACAGTTTAAGGCCAATGACATGACAAGTGCATTGCCATGGATTATTCTTGAAAAGAACAACTTTCAGATTTGGGAGGGATTCCAGCAGAATTCTGTCCAGTCTTTGAAGCTTGTTATACTTAACAGACAATAAAGTTATATTCCCTGTATTATTTCCTAGAGTTTCAGGCAAATTTAATATACTGTTGGAGGACAAATCCAGTTCTTTTAATTGAGGGAGGGAACTAAAAGTCTTGTTTTCTAGGTAATGAATCAAGTTCTTGGTTAGGTTTAGAACCTGTAGGTATCGTAGTCCTTGGAAAGCACCCGATGACAAATTTgaaacagaattattagacaagTCTAAAATTTTGAGCAAAGGGGTTTCACTGAATGCATTTTGATTGATTCTCCAAATATGGTTATTCTGCAACTGTAATATTAGCGTTTCAGGAGGTACGTGGGAGGGAATTTCAACAAGTCCTTGATTCCTGCAGTCCACTGTCTTTGAAGTTTGATGACATAGGCACTTTTCGGGGCATCCACATACCATATGCATTAGTACAATGATACTTGAAACCAAAAGCAAGTCACCTGTACAAGAAGTAAAAGAAGTGATAATGTGGTGAAACTAATTTATAATCAGTGTGTTTTGGTAATACAGACATTGGGAGCATAGACAAAAGATGTACATTTTGGTAATGGACAATAATGCACCTTTGTTTCACAGTTCGGTACATCAGAATAGTATGAATCAGCCCTAGATAAAATTTTGGAAACCTCATATAATGTAGACTAAAGACAATTTTTCTCTAGTTTCAAACTGAGCTATTTTCCATGGCTTTATCTTAAATGCAAATAACTTTTAGCAAGCTTAGCCATCAGCCCCTTGCCATAAAAATATGATGAATTTCTAGCTGCTGGATACCCATAGGAATGAAACACTCCCATAGAGTTCCCAAGGATATTAAATTGTAATGTTTATCTTTCTGTGGTGATAGTGATTCCGAGCCAGTGATTCCGAGCCACTGTATGTTAAAGTTGCAAGCCCAGTCCCTGTTTACTTACTGTTTTGATTGCATGTTGCACCTTAAAGAATTAAGCTTGTGTTCTTTTAGAGAAAACAATAATCTTCAAAGGCTTCACTACAGAGAATTCAACAAAAGTTTCCAGTGAGCCAGATTTTTTTAAGGTCTGTTCTTTAAAATATCCACCCATGTTTATGCTTATTAATTGAAATTCCCTTATCTGAATGCCAGCTGTACTTTCCAAAGATTTGAACATCTAGCCACTAAGCAAACATTTGTCAAGTACAGTTGTTAAAATGATAAATGAGGTCACAGGAGTACTCAatgatatttaatatttaaaattattatctACTCCCATGGCTCCTGACAGTGATCCAGTTGGCTTTGACTGAAATAATAATACCTTGTACCTGTCATATGTGGTTAacactgttcctttaaaaacatCATGCTGCCTAAAGTTATGTTAATATGCATACAATGGAATAATAAAGATATATTGGGGAGTCTTGGCTGCTGATCCCATATGAATTATTTTGGCTCCAGAGAATCAGAGCAATAGGTGGATAAATCCCTTTTAACATTGTCTTTGTGATGCATCGAATCATTAATATTATCTGTTATTTCAAAGTAGAAAAGCTTCTAGTCAATTACTATTTAAAAGCCTTAGAAAATAAAGGCTACAGTGCATATTGACTTGTAGAGCTCAAACATTAATTAGTAACAGGGAACActatcttaaaagaacaacagaaTGAGATTTCAGTATTGAACATATTAAATCTGTAAATGAAAGGTTTGGATTTTTGTGACTACAATCTACCTTGCAAACCACTTATTAATTAACACTCTAAATGaaattgtatttgaaaatgttgctaCAATGCCTGAATTCTGTGTTCAAGAAACATATTCTGTAGCATTATGCCGTTCTGCAACTGTTAGCGTCAGAAACAAGAAAAACAACTTAAACAATAACTTCCACTGTAAAGTTAAAAATAGACACTGGTTGGCAAAGACAATATTTCTTTACAAAGCACTTCACTATAGGTCTAAAAAGTAAATTATAGCTCACCTTTCATGGTGGTTCTCTCGTTGTCCTGCTTGCAGAAGGTTTAGTCCAAGTTTAGTTATAACAGTAATTTACACTATATTACAACTTGAAGTGTGTGTCAGGACTATGAACTAATCCGGTTTCCTTTATACCTTCATTTTAGGAAACTGTAGTTTACAAAGGAGCTTTAACTATTTGTTCTAGTGAGTAACTCCATCAGCTTTGGTTGTTATtgcattcattttttcccctcaataactcttttttttttttatatagtccaCCTATTACTCTCAGAGTTTTTCTCTGCCTTTCTTATTCAGTCAACTGGCCCTGCAAAGAATGTCTGTCAACTCAAACTGGACAGCTGTAGTATACAAATCATGACCTGATAGCCTACCCTTTTCTATTATTTAATCTGCTTCAAATCCAAGGCACAAAAATAAGGCTGCCTTTTTAAAATCCAATGTCGTTTCTGAATTCTGTGGAATTATTAGCCATGCTGTGTCAATTCCTCAAGATCCAATGACTCTGAACATGGATTCTAGTTTTCCTGGGTTGTGATTGGAGGCAATGGAGTGTGTAATAATACTAGGAATAGGCCTGCATGTTGATGACATGGTTTTGACAGTGCAGTTGTTTGCTCTTCTGGGGCTTATTCTTCTGACATCCATAGGGATTAGCTGTGCTGACAGGATTTTGTTGCATGGGAACACAGTGCTGGTGCCTTCCTCGGTGAGGATGGCAAACATATTTGTATGGATACTAAAAATATTGGACTGCTTTTTTCGCAAATGCGTTGACACTTTAAGTGACATTTGATTGAAAACTCATATTTCACATGGTAATATATTGACTTATCTCATTGTTAACttctttagaaataaaataacACTTCACACTGTAGCATTTACAATAGTAAAAGGGCTAATGGCGTATGACTGCCATAGAATTAAAGCTGCGATAAGGTGTTCAAAGGAATGTGAAATCTGGTATAATGAGCTCCTTTAAGGTCACATGCTCACTTTTATACATCTGTTAGCTTTGTCTTGAAACTGCACCATCAGAAAATGTCAAATCTCTCCAAATGCTGACCATACAACGTAACATtgttaggaccaaattctgcctttggatGCACATGAACAGCTTGCAGTGAACTCAGCTACTAGTCTTATTTGTAATACTATGGGATGATGCAGAAAGTGCTTCAGCTTAATTTTTGGTATGTAAATTAATTAGCTTGAGCTTTCAGGAGatcaagagccaaattctgcctctaCATTATTTAAACAATAATTTATAAACTAATTTCTAAAGTTCTGTCTTCTCTAGTTAATCTTATATAAATATAAGTAAGATTGCCCCCCTGAAGGAAGCACAGCAATCCACTCCCTACTTCTCCTACACAGACTTTAATACTAAGGTTGTACTCCAGTTGGAGTTAGGGTACTCCACTCTCCCAGTAGGAAAACACTTGATCAAAGAGGTGGGTCTTGCAATATGCTGTGAACGTGGCAAAGTTTGGATTCAGTCTTGACTGTTTCAGAGGCTGGATCTGCAACCCAGACTATTCACCAGGAAAGCTTTGGCCAAGGCCCCTTATAGGTGCATATGGGGCCCTTTCACTTGAAATGCCCCAAATGAATGCTgccctgagacagagagagagagagcacacaatGGTCACAGATATGGGCAGGGTTCAGCCCAATTTAGGTCTTTGTGGCAGAGGAGCAGGATGTTGAATTGGATAGGATCCTGTAATAGATTGCAAAGCAGTATATTCTTGTCAGTCTTTCTTCTTTAGAAGGTGGACCACTATAGGCTACATTAGCTGTAATTTCTAGGTAGCCTTCATGGGCATTACACTGGTCTTACCTGGAGTTGACAAAAGCAGGAATTCATCAGACCGGCTCTTCTTACAGCAGAAAATGACAACATTTCCTGGTCAGATGTATGCAGAAAAGGCTGGTTTGGCCTCTACTGCTATTGGACAAGTCTCTGCTCCTGGATGTCCTAACAGTTCATACATACACGAACCTGCCAATGATTCCAGTGGGAGTTGCCTAGGCATATGcaagggtagaatttggccctgagttTGGAGAGGAGAGTTGGTATTGCAGATTCATTTCCAAAGTGGAGCTTTTATGCTTTCCTCCACCCCGCCCCAAATTATGGCATCTTACAAATGTGGTAACTAAATAGAAATTGTTCATTGAAGGTgaggaaaaaattggaaaaatgagAACTGTATAATACTTTGTTGTACTTTGTTGAACTGTATCTGACACCAGTCAAAAGAATCGAAGGAAAGCTGAACAGTGACTGAAAATGTAGAGCAACTGACACTGTAAAGTAATCATAACTTTTCGTCCAGAGAATGGTACAGTTACTGCTGTAGATGATAGACTATAGTTTCTTACACCCTTGATGAATGACACATCATGTTGGTTCGAGATGAAAGACTAACAACACAGTGAAAAAGAATCCTATGAACGTGAGTCACATGGCACCACAGTAGCACTTAAATGCTCTGACTTTCCAAACGCGTTGAGTTTAAAGGCCAGGAGTAGTGACCTTTATATTAATACCAAACTATATAAAAGGTTAAAACAAAGGCTTCCAAACCTTTGTGCTCTAAGATATTGCtatctatccctccccctgcaaatGCATGCACAAATGGAAGTAAATATTGGTTTAATAGGGACTAATTTTAATTAGGATTGACCTAGATGTAAATGGGGCTACTACAAACCACTGTAACACTCAGAGATGACACTTTCAGCAGCCCTGCTAGCGACAAGTATTCCACATCTCTGATAATTATGTTTTGCTGTTTGAAGCTACAGCAGTTGGGAAGGCCCTTGCCTTAAGTGTTGCCTCACTGCATTTCCTGCAACAGAGGCCATTCCTCCATCCTTGACATATCCCATCCCTTGCATCAATGATGACTGACATTAGGGCCCCCTCTAGCAACTCCTGACCTTGTTACAGGATACAGTAACTCTTCATGTTATTGTTTCCTGCTATGGCTCTGTTTTTTCTCACTTGAAAAATTCTCCACGGATTTTAATAAAGTTTTCCCTAGGCTGATGAATTCAATgatctgagtgtgtgtgtgtgtgtgtgtgtaagagggcTTGCTATCCAGGTGTATTTCCTGTGCTCTTGTGTGAACTAACTTTGTGTGAACTAACAGAAGCTGTAAAGAATGCCTTTCAACTGCCTATCTTAGTCTGGGTAATCCTTTGCAGCTACAATTGTGTTATTTTTAGCACTCAACAAATTGAAAAGATGTTCACAGGGCAAGGTCATTGAAAGTTAAGCACTGTGAGGTTCATTTCCAACAATAACACAGGACTTGTTTTATGTTCTCTGCATTGTGATATAAGAAGGTATTGCTTTTTTTAGTTGAATCTTCATGCCCTGTTCAACTTTGGAAACCTATGATTAAATCTGTTAATTTACCTttcgtgtgtgtatgtgttttctTCCTTATATAGAAATCGGTGAAGATATGTATTTGTAAACAGAGTTTTTCCCACCCTATAATACATGTCCTACTCCTGTTTGTTGGTAGTAATGCTTTGGTTATGAGAGAAAAGTCTGATGTGATGAAAATTATCATACTGATACAAGTAGAGATTTGCCAGAAACAGAGTAACCATAAAAATCTGCTCTACTTCTCGGCACTTGAATATTAagatttctttctcttttttgatGTGGTGCAGCAACTGTTGTTGTGAACACTTAAGCTAACTTGTGTCTTGCTGTACCAGGATATAACATGATGTACATGATGTTTCCCATCACAAATGTAAAGACAACCCAATAAACTAACACCCTCTATCCCTGCTGCCCCTTAGTGGGGGCACCCCACTGACCAATGATTAGAAGATAGTTTGTCACAGTTTTAGCCAAAAGCAGTTGATTTCTTCATATTCAGAAGGAGGAGTGTGCATGAGAATGGTTCTATTTACAGAGAAACACCCTGGATTTAACGAGAATCTAGCGGTAGGGAAATAATGTGaagataaacaaacaaatgtttcaaatactttaaagcagtggttcttaacctggggtgcacacacaacctgggggtgcgagatgccctttctgggggtgcaagacatgccagatttttttagaaggtaaatcatcgaaaacacaaattaatcaCAGACACaaaagtacaactactttgtttcatcaaacctatgtatttattaacattacacattttttaacaattactgtaatatacaaacaaaaatatatcttggtttaaggggtgcgagaacatattttgatttttgataaggggtgcaagaacatattttgagaaccaaaggggtgcaggctgcagtaaaggttaagaaccaccgCTTTAAAGCTACAGCATTCTGTTTCTAATACTTTTATATCAAGTACAGAAAGGCATCATTACATATGAAATTTGCTCATAAACTGAATTACATAGTActttctcaaaaagaacaggagtacttgtggcaccttagagactctgaaacctgacagtaCTTTCTGGTGATTTCATTCTTGTACTTTCCTTCTGTTTTTGACAGAATTGGCTAAAATAGCAACAGTTGCTTAACTTAGAAATTGTGTGAACATTAGATTTCCATTCTGCTAATGGATGATTTTAAACTAGTTAAACAAATAATCTTGTCTTGGAAATCTCTGATGCAATTCAAAGCAATACAGTCTCTTCTTCATATTGGGCTGGTGGACAAAACGCATGAATGATATTGAAACAGCCCACCCATCACCTCTTGCAAAATAAGCATGATATTGCTTCAGAAAACATAGTATTGTATCATGGGAGACTATCCCAGTCTTTCCTGGCTATGGGCCACATTCTGATACAAGAGGATGAAAGGGTACAAGAAGCTCTTTCAGTTTCTGGGCCTGATGACAGTCCTGGTGCTCAAAGAGTGCGAGGACTTCACAAAACTTGTTCCCTGAGTGGAGCTAGGTTCCACAAAGAGGGCAAGAAGTAGGGGAAGGACCTACCATTCGCACATACCGCTTTCCCACCTACCCGTCAGAAGAGATGGCCAAGCATCTGTGAGACACTCTtgtgacccaggaacctcttGATACCAACAGAAAGAAGGCACAGGGGGTGGATAGAGTTTTTCAGGGAATCCCTGGGTCAGTTATATGAATAATAATTCACTAAAAGGTGCCATGTGAGGTCTCTGCTGAAAGCTAGTAACACACTCGTTCTCATAACCATTACAAGATGTATGTACACATATATAAGGAATTATTTACCTACACTGGacattatgttcttaaggtctgtgaATTAAAGCAGCTCACCAGGAGGTGACAAATATGTTCCTTTTGGACAGGCAAGAGATGCTTATCTATCTGCCTATTGATATGCAAATTGAGCATTGTATACTTAACAATGTATACCCTTCTGCATAGTAAGCCCCCAACTCATCAAGATAAAGTAATTAACAAGAGGTCGCAAAATCTCCAGAAAGGAATACAAAGTAGGAgggtgtcctgtttatgaataaaggTCAAAGGACTGTTTTGATATATCTGGGGTTGCAAAGGAATACCTGTGTGTCTTTCACCTATGAAATAAACTGGTAGTGGGTTTGCTTCATGATTGGAAGATGACAGCCAAGCCAGGCTGTAAGATGCTGGAAGGATTTGGGGTTAGCTTTGCTCTCGTGGCATAATAATGtgctgttagtta from Emys orbicularis isolate rEmyOrb1 chromosome 7, rEmyOrb1.hap1, whole genome shotgun sequence encodes:
- the LRTM1 gene encoding leucine-rich repeat and transmembrane domain-containing protein 1, translated to MKGDLLLVSSIIVLMHMVCGCPEKCLCHQTSKTVDCRNQGLVEIPSHVPPETLILQLQNNHIWRINQNAFSETPLLKILDLSNNSVSNLSSGAFQGLRYLQVLNLTKNLIHYLENKTFSSLPQLKELDLSSNSILNLPETLGNNTGNITLLSVKYNKLQRLDRILLESLPNLKVVLFKNNPWQCTCHVIGLKLWLESFLYRGGISDGIICSTPEHRKGKDLLKVPYEMYRACPPSAAHVHLANIHHHSSEHRSSLKHTHHNENGESRHSDCEPKPKPRPVSLRHAIATVVITGVVCGIVCLMMLAAAVYGCAYAAITAKYHREHLAPVTEQGSPEEKEPFDSSLA